A stretch of the Azorhizobium caulinodans ORS 571 genome encodes the following:
- a CDS encoding ABC transporter substrate-binding protein has protein sequence MNRREFLTTASATAAAAGAAVSAPAVFSPAKAQARSETLLIVSESGPNNLDIHGVGTNVPGYEASWNCYDRLITHPMKDVNGTPYYDRDKFEGELAEDMSIGDMSVTFKLKKDATFQDGTPVTAKDVKWSLDRAVSVGGFPTFQMKAGSLEKPEQFVVVDDRTIRVDFIRKDRLTIPDLAVIVPCVINSELVKKNATAQDPWGLEYTKQNTVGSGAYKVTKWTPGTEVIFERFDNWKGGPLPKVKRVIWRMVPSSGNRRALLERGDADISYDLPNKDFAELKSNPKLNIISTPYSNGVQYIGMNVTKPPFNNPKVRQAVAYALPYEKIMEAVLFGLANPMFGAPADYQTKVAWPQPTKYKTDIAKAKALLAEAGYADGFETTLSFDLGFAGVNEPLCVLVQESLAQIGIKTTINKIPGANWRTELNKKELPLFTNVFSGWLDYPEYFFFWCYHGSNSVFNTMSYQSAAMDAFIDGARAAAANGDKAAYDADVKGMVDLAFADVPRVPLFQPYVNVAMQKNITGYEYWFHRRLDYRALQKG, from the coding sequence ATGAACCGCCGTGAGTTTCTCACCACCGCTTCCGCCACCGCCGCTGCTGCCGGCGCCGCCGTTTCCGCGCCCGCCGTCTTCTCTCCCGCCAAGGCGCAGGCGCGGTCCGAGACGCTGCTGATCGTCTCCGAGAGCGGGCCGAACAATCTGGACATCCACGGCGTCGGCACCAACGTGCCCGGCTATGAGGCGAGCTGGAACTGCTACGACCGCCTCATTACCCACCCCATGAAGGACGTGAACGGCACGCCCTATTACGACCGCGACAAGTTCGAGGGCGAACTGGCCGAGGACATGAGCATCGGCGACATGTCGGTGACGTTCAAGCTGAAGAAGGACGCCACCTTCCAGGACGGCACGCCCGTCACCGCCAAGGATGTGAAGTGGTCGCTGGACCGCGCCGTCTCCGTCGGCGGCTTCCCCACCTTCCAGATGAAGGCGGGCTCGCTGGAGAAGCCCGAGCAGTTCGTGGTGGTGGACGACCGCACCATCCGCGTCGACTTCATCCGCAAGGACCGTCTGACCATTCCCGATCTCGCTGTGATCGTGCCCTGCGTCATCAATTCCGAGCTGGTGAAGAAGAACGCCACCGCGCAGGACCCCTGGGGCCTCGAATACACCAAGCAGAACACGGTGGGCTCCGGCGCCTATAAGGTGACCAAGTGGACGCCCGGCACGGAAGTGATCTTCGAGCGCTTCGACAATTGGAAGGGCGGCCCGCTGCCCAAGGTGAAGCGCGTGATCTGGCGCATGGTGCCATCTTCCGGCAACCGCCGCGCGCTCTTGGAGCGGGGCGATGCGGACATCTCCTACGATCTGCCGAACAAGGACTTCGCCGAGCTGAAGTCCAACCCCAAGCTCAACATCATCTCCACGCCCTATTCCAACGGCGTGCAGTACATCGGCATGAACGTCACCAAGCCGCCCTTCAACAATCCGAAGGTGCGGCAGGCGGTGGCCTATGCGCTGCCCTATGAGAAGATCATGGAAGCGGTGCTGTTCGGCCTCGCCAACCCCATGTTTGGCGCGCCAGCGGACTACCAGACCAAGGTCGCCTGGCCGCAGCCCACCAAATACAAGACCGACATCGCCAAGGCGAAGGCACTGCTGGCCGAGGCGGGCTATGCGGACGGCTTCGAGACCACGCTCTCCTTCGACCTCGGCTTCGCCGGCGTGAACGAGCCGCTGTGCGTGCTCGTGCAGGAGAGCCTCGCCCAGATCGGCATCAAGACCACCATCAACAAGATCCCTGGCGCCAACTGGCGCACCGAGCTGAACAAGAAGGAGCTGCCGCTCTTCACCAACGTCTTCTCGGGCTGGCTGGACTATCCCGAATACTTCTTCTTCTGGTGCTACCACGGCTCCAACTCGGTCTTTAACACCATGAGCTACCAGTCTGCGGCCATGGATGCCTTCATCGACGGCGCCCGCGCCGCCGCCGCCAACGGCGACAAGGCGGCCTATGATGCGGACGTGAAGGGCATGGTGGACCTCGCCTTCGCCGACGTGCCGCGCGTGCCGCTGTTCCAGCCTTATGTGAACGTCGCCATGCAGAAGAACATCACCGGCTACGAATACTGGTTCCACCGCCGGCTCGATTATCGCGCGCTCCAGAAGGGCTGA